A window from Citrus sinensis cultivar Valencia sweet orange chromosome 3, DVS_A1.0, whole genome shotgun sequence encodes these proteins:
- the LOC102626371 gene encoding uncharacterized protein LOC102626371 isoform X1, with the protein MGKGKLILICQSGGKFTTANDGSLVYSGGDAHALSVNKESSFDELKLEMAEMWKYDPNSMIVKYFLPNNNKTLITISGDKDIRRLIDFHEDSGTVDVYVMVGEKPTDDALTNPCSRSSRTTGAESVTPSDNLIPLPSVSGDMVLLNTLFPAASDAGDTRQLSNSAPAGSDLRQQKLIKSWKNCITGVHQRFNNVHDFRDALYKYSVAHGFTYCFKKNEGLRVTAKCKAEGCPWRIHASRVPTTQLFQIKTMNGMHTCKAGPDPTTRSKASRKLLASIVKEKLLEAPKCKPKEIAEEIRRDFGIELGYVKAWRALENARGESQVSYKDSYNQLPWLVDKILETNPGSVVTLSTREDLSFHHLFVALHASLYGFQNGCRPLIFLDSFPIKSKYQSSLLTATALDGNDEIFPVAFGVVDAVSDDNWHWFLLQLKSALSTCQSITFVTDRLGQLRASILSVFENSYYCYCLHHLTEELKRDLKGSYTEEVVSVIVAHLYDAAQAGTLDEFSKFIDSIKSVSSEAFDWILRSEPENWANALFKGSRHNQMTSHIAESFYCWVGELPELPIVQIISTICRKIMELMYSRRMDSNQWLTKLTPSLEDKLQNEMLKTHSLQVLLGLGSSFEVRGLGTFNVVNIDVWDCNCRGWQLNGFPCVHAAAVLQHVGRNLPDYCSKFYTTEAFRLTYSESVNPVPAVDQLLQASQSAQVQVPVQVRPPPLLPLTGPPKKRRIRWRGRPKRELHCSKCKGAGHNRKTCHVYA; encoded by the exons ATGGGTAAGGGAAAACTTATTCTTATATGTCAGTCAGGTGGGAAGTTTACAACAGCCAATGATGGTTCATTGGTGTACTCGGGTGGGGATGCTCATGCTCTCAGTGTAAATAAAGAGAGTTCATTTGATGAATTGAAGTTAGAGATGGCGGAGATGTGGAAGTATGATCCTAATTCCATGATTGTCAAGTATTTCCTCCCTAACAACAATAAGACTCTCATCACAATATCTGGCGACAAAGATATAAGACGCTTGATTGATTTTCATGAAGATTCTGGAACTGTTGATGTTTATGTCATGGTTGGTGAGAAGCCGACAGATGATGCTTTGACCAATCCTTGCAGTAG GTCTAGCAGGACAACAGGGGCTGAGTCCGTCACTCCGTCTGACAATTTAATTCCCCTTCCTTCTGTTTCTGGAGACATGGTGCTACTCAACACCTTGTTTCCAGCTGCTTCAGATGCTGGAGATACAAGGCAGCTCAGTAACTCAGCTCCAGCTGGTTCCGATCTTAGGCAGCAGAAACTTATCAAATCATGGAAAAATTGCATAACTGGTGTACACCAGCGGTTCAATAATGTTCATGACTTTCGTGATGCCTTGTACAAATATTCAGTTGCTCATGGCTTCACTTACTGTTTTAAGAAGAATGAGGGGTTGCGTGTAACCGCAAAGTGCAAAGCTGAAGGTTGCCCATGGAGGATTCATGCGTCGAGAGTCCCTACAACACAATTatttcaaatcaaaacaatgAATGGAATGCATACATGTAAAGCGGGCCCTGATCCAACAACTCGTTCCAAAGCCTCTAGGAAATTGCTGGCATCGATTGTAAAGGAGAAGTTGCTGGAGGCCCCAAAATGTAAACCAAAAGAAATTGCTGAAGAAATTCGCCGAGATTTTGGAATTGAATTAGGATATGTTAAAGCATGGCGTGCCTTAGAGAATGCCCGGGGAGAGTCTCAAGTTTCATACAAAGATTCTTACAATCAGCTGCCTTGGCtagttgataaaatattgGAGACAAATCCGGGTAGTGTGGTCACTCTTAGTACGAGGGAGGACTTGAGTTTCCATCATTTATTTGTTGCCTTGCATGCCTCATTATATGGGTTTCAGAATGGTTGCCGCCCTCTTATTTTTCTCGACTCTTTTCCTATAAAATCAAAGTACCAATCAAGTTTACTGACTGCTACAGCATTGGATggaaatgatgaaatttttccAGTTGCTTTTGGTGTGGTAGATGCTGTGAGTGATGATAATTGGCATTGGTTCttgcttcaattaaaatcTGCACTTTCAACATGCCAATCAATAACATTTGTAACAGATAGGCTGGGGCAACTGAGAGCGTCTATTCTCTCGGTTTTTGAAAATTCGTACTATTGTTATTGCCTTCATCATCTGACAGAGGAGTTAAAAAGAGATCTGAAAGGCTCATATACTGAGGAAGTTGTTAGTGTGATTGTTGCTCACTTGTATGATGCCGCTCAAGCTGGCACACTTGACGAATTTAGCAAATTCATTGACAGCATTAAGAGTGTTTCATCTGAGGCCTTTGATTGGATTCTGCGTAGTGAACCTGAAAACTGGGCAAATGCGCTCTTCAAAGGTTCACGACACAACCAAATGACATCACACATTGCTGAATCATTTTATTGCTGGGTGGGTGAGCTTCCTGAATTGCCAATAGTGCAGATTATCAGTACCATTTGCCGTAAGATTATGGAGCTGATGTACAGCCGGAGGATGGATTCAAATCAGTGGTTGACAAAGTTAACTCCATCTTTGGAAGATAAATTACAGAATGAAATGCTCAAAACACATTCTCTCCAAGTTCTATTAGGACTGGGTAGTTCTTTTGAGGTCCGTGGTTTGGGTACATTCAATGTTGTGAACATTGATGTCTGGGACTGTAATTGCAGAGGTTGGCAACTGAATGGTTTCCCATGTGTCCATGCAGCGGCCGTCCTTCAGCATGTGGGTAGGAATTTGCCTGACTATTGCTCCAAGTTTTATACAACTGAAGCTTTCCGGTTGACATATTCAGAATCAGTAAATCCAGTCCCAGCAGTAGATCAGCTTTTGCAAGCTTCGCAATCTGCGCAAGTTCAAGTACCAGTTCAAGTTCGCCCCCCTCCGCTTCTACCTTTGACTGGGCCGccaaagaagagaagaataagatGGAGAGGGCGTCCTAAGAGAGAATTGCATTGTAGCAAGTGCAAAGGAGCAGGGCACAACAGAAAAACATGCCATGTATATGCATAG
- the LOC102626856 gene encoding uncharacterized protein LOC102626856 has protein sequence MGTAMEEVRWLNLMFLLLNVFIVSSAANGATGNEFVSAVGDPGMRRDGLRVAFEAWDFCNEVGKEAPGMGSPRAADCFDLSSSSSLVHRVSEADNKLGVGMAFSGLNPEAVNNPDLYAAEKELYLGSLCQVEDTPNPWQFWMVMLKNGNYDTRSGLCPANGKKVPPFSPGRFPCFGAGCMNQPILFHQPTQLFRDGTLRGSFKGTYDLGADIEAGLDGVSFYEVAWEKKVGAGSWVFKHKLKTSKKYPWLMLYLRADATKGFSGGYHYETRGMLKTLPESPNFKVRLTLDVKQGGGPNSQFYLIDMGSCWKNDGSPCNGDVFTDVTRYSEMIINPRTPAWCSPTAQKNCPPYHITPHNKKIYRNDTANFPYGAYHYYCAPGNAQHLEQPVDTCDPYSNPQAQEIVQLLPHPIWAEYGYPTKKGQGWVGDARTWELDVGGLSSRLYFYQDPGTHPARRIWTSLDTGTEIFVSKKDEVAEWTLSDFDVILT, from the exons ATGGGAACGGCCATGGAGGAGGTCCGGTGGTTGAATTTGATGTTTCTCTTGCTAAATGTGTTCATAGTGTCGAGTGCTGCAAATGGTGCAACTGGAAATGAATTTGTCTCAGCTGTGGGAGACCCAGGAATGAGAAGAGATGGCTTGAGAGTTGCGTTTGAAGCTTGGGACTTTTGCAATGAAGTCGGCAAAGAAGCTCCTGGCATGGGCAGCCCTAGAGCTGCTGACTGCTTTGATCTTTCAA GTTCTTCTTCTCTTGTGCACAGAGTATCAGAAGCTGATAACAAGCTTGGTGTGGGGATGGCATTTTCCGGCTTGAACCCAGAAGCCGTGAACAACCCAGACCTTTATGCCGCAGAGAAGGAGTTGTATTTGGGTTCATTGTGTCAAGTTGAGGACACCCCAAATCCCTGGCAATTTTGGATGGTTATGTTGAAAAATGGAAACTATGACACGAGGTCTGGTTTGTGTCCTGCAAATGGGAAAAAAGTACCACCTTTTAGTCCTGGAAGATTTCCTTGCTTTGGAGCTGGGTGTATGAATCAACCCATTCTATTTCATCAACCAACACAGCTCTTTAGAGATGGTACACTGAGAGGAAGCTTTAAAGGTACTTATGATTTGGGAGCTGACATCGAAGCCGGACTTGATGGAGTTTCCTTTTATGAGGTGgcttgggagaagaaagttgGTGCTGGGAGTTGGGTTTTTAAACATAAACTCAAGACTTCTAAAAAATATCCTTGGTTGATGCTCTACCTCAGAGCTGATGCAACTAAAGGGTTCTCTGGAGGTTACCATTATGAAACAAGAGGAATGCTCAAAACT CTTCCGGAGTCACCTAATTTCAAGGTAAGATTGACTTTGGATGTCAAACAAGGGGGAGGACCAAACAGCCAGTTCTACCTGATAGATATGGGCAGCTGTTGGAAGAATGATGGCAGTCCGTGTAATGGGGACGTGTTTACTGATGTAACCAGATACAGTGAGATGATCATAAACCCTAGAACTCCAGCTTGGTGCAGCCCTACAGCTCAGAAGAACTGCCCACCGTATCACATTACTCCACACAACAAAAAGATTTATAGGAATGATACTGCCAACTTCCCATATGGAGCTTATCACTACTATTGTGCTCCTGGGAATGCTCAGCATTTGGAGCAGCCAGTCGACACTTGCGATCCTTACAGCAATCCTCAGGCACAGGAGATAGTTCAGTTGCTGCCGCACCCTATTTGGGCTGAATATGGCTATCCAACCAAAAAAGGACAGGGTTGGGTAGGGGATGCAAGAACTTGGGAGCTTGATGTCGGTGGCCTATCCAGTAGGCTATACTTCTATCAG GATCCAGGCACCCATCCAGCTAGAAGAATATGGACATCACTCGACACGGGTACTGAAATTTTTGTTAGTAAGAAAGATGAAGTAGCAGAGTGGACACTTAGTGACTTCGATGTTATTCTAACATAa
- the LOC102626371 gene encoding uncharacterized protein LOC102626371 isoform X2 — protein sequence MVLLNTLFPAASDAGDTRQLSNSAPAGSDLRQQKLIKSWKNCITGVHQRFNNVHDFRDALYKYSVAHGFTYCFKKNEGLRVTAKCKAEGCPWRIHASRVPTTQLFQIKTMNGMHTCKAGPDPTTRSKASRKLLASIVKEKLLEAPKCKPKEIAEEIRRDFGIELGYVKAWRALENARGESQVSYKDSYNQLPWLVDKILETNPGSVVTLSTREDLSFHHLFVALHASLYGFQNGCRPLIFLDSFPIKSKYQSSLLTATALDGNDEIFPVAFGVVDAVSDDNWHWFLLQLKSALSTCQSITFVTDRLGQLRASILSVFENSYYCYCLHHLTEELKRDLKGSYTEEVVSVIVAHLYDAAQAGTLDEFSKFIDSIKSVSSEAFDWILRSEPENWANALFKGSRHNQMTSHIAESFYCWVGELPELPIVQIISTICRKIMELMYSRRMDSNQWLTKLTPSLEDKLQNEMLKTHSLQVLLGLGSSFEVRGLGTFNVVNIDVWDCNCRGWQLNGFPCVHAAAVLQHVGRNLPDYCSKFYTTEAFRLTYSESVNPVPAVDQLLQASQSAQVQVPVQVRPPPLLPLTGPPKKRRIRWRGRPKRELHCSKCKGAGHNRKTCHVYA from the coding sequence ATGGTGCTACTCAACACCTTGTTTCCAGCTGCTTCAGATGCTGGAGATACAAGGCAGCTCAGTAACTCAGCTCCAGCTGGTTCCGATCTTAGGCAGCAGAAACTTATCAAATCATGGAAAAATTGCATAACTGGTGTACACCAGCGGTTCAATAATGTTCATGACTTTCGTGATGCCTTGTACAAATATTCAGTTGCTCATGGCTTCACTTACTGTTTTAAGAAGAATGAGGGGTTGCGTGTAACCGCAAAGTGCAAAGCTGAAGGTTGCCCATGGAGGATTCATGCGTCGAGAGTCCCTACAACACAATTatttcaaatcaaaacaatgAATGGAATGCATACATGTAAAGCGGGCCCTGATCCAACAACTCGTTCCAAAGCCTCTAGGAAATTGCTGGCATCGATTGTAAAGGAGAAGTTGCTGGAGGCCCCAAAATGTAAACCAAAAGAAATTGCTGAAGAAATTCGCCGAGATTTTGGAATTGAATTAGGATATGTTAAAGCATGGCGTGCCTTAGAGAATGCCCGGGGAGAGTCTCAAGTTTCATACAAAGATTCTTACAATCAGCTGCCTTGGCtagttgataaaatattgGAGACAAATCCGGGTAGTGTGGTCACTCTTAGTACGAGGGAGGACTTGAGTTTCCATCATTTATTTGTTGCCTTGCATGCCTCATTATATGGGTTTCAGAATGGTTGCCGCCCTCTTATTTTTCTCGACTCTTTTCCTATAAAATCAAAGTACCAATCAAGTTTACTGACTGCTACAGCATTGGATggaaatgatgaaatttttccAGTTGCTTTTGGTGTGGTAGATGCTGTGAGTGATGATAATTGGCATTGGTTCttgcttcaattaaaatcTGCACTTTCAACATGCCAATCAATAACATTTGTAACAGATAGGCTGGGGCAACTGAGAGCGTCTATTCTCTCGGTTTTTGAAAATTCGTACTATTGTTATTGCCTTCATCATCTGACAGAGGAGTTAAAAAGAGATCTGAAAGGCTCATATACTGAGGAAGTTGTTAGTGTGATTGTTGCTCACTTGTATGATGCCGCTCAAGCTGGCACACTTGACGAATTTAGCAAATTCATTGACAGCATTAAGAGTGTTTCATCTGAGGCCTTTGATTGGATTCTGCGTAGTGAACCTGAAAACTGGGCAAATGCGCTCTTCAAAGGTTCACGACACAACCAAATGACATCACACATTGCTGAATCATTTTATTGCTGGGTGGGTGAGCTTCCTGAATTGCCAATAGTGCAGATTATCAGTACCATTTGCCGTAAGATTATGGAGCTGATGTACAGCCGGAGGATGGATTCAAATCAGTGGTTGACAAAGTTAACTCCATCTTTGGAAGATAAATTACAGAATGAAATGCTCAAAACACATTCTCTCCAAGTTCTATTAGGACTGGGTAGTTCTTTTGAGGTCCGTGGTTTGGGTACATTCAATGTTGTGAACATTGATGTCTGGGACTGTAATTGCAGAGGTTGGCAACTGAATGGTTTCCCATGTGTCCATGCAGCGGCCGTCCTTCAGCATGTGGGTAGGAATTTGCCTGACTATTGCTCCAAGTTTTATACAACTGAAGCTTTCCGGTTGACATATTCAGAATCAGTAAATCCAGTCCCAGCAGTAGATCAGCTTTTGCAAGCTTCGCAATCTGCGCAAGTTCAAGTACCAGTTCAAGTTCGCCCCCCTCCGCTTCTACCTTTGACTGGGCCGccaaagaagagaagaataagatGGAGAGGGCGTCCTAAGAGAGAATTGCATTGTAGCAAGTGCAAAGGAGCAGGGCACAACAGAAAAACATGCCATGTATATGCATAG
- the LOC102625877 gene encoding protein RADIALIS-like 3, whose product MEDFPKVFCGWSWEENKLFELALAVVDEQDPHRWEVVAAMVGGTKSAEDVQKHYVILLEDLQFIESGKLDHKLAEFQPSVHVDCTQSVCWTDEDNNLLLQLDIN is encoded by the exons ATGGAAGATTTCCCAAAAGTGTTTTGTGGGTGGAGCTGGGAGGAGAACAAGCTGTTTGAGCTTGCTTTAGCAGTTGTTGATGAACAAGACCCACATCGCTGGGAAGTTGTTGCAGCTATGGTTGGTGGCACTAAGAGTGCTGAGGATGTGCAGAAACATTATGTGATTCTTCTGGAGGATTTGCAGTTCATTGAGTCTGGTAAATTGGACCATAAACTTGCAGAATTTCAGCCTAGCGTTCATGTTGACTGTACTCAATCTGTTTGCTGGACAGATGAGGATAACAA CCTGCTGCTTCAATTGGACATAAATTGA
- the LOC107174617 gene encoding uncharacterized protein LOC107174617 produces the protein MLHRAEEKRVIHGLKFSKDITISHLLFADDNLIFTRASENDCMHLKRIFECYAAASGQLFNYDKSSMFFSGNITNGVITAIKNIFQLNVVSRHEKYLGLPSMVGRKKSGFFNDIKLRVSSKIAGWQHKFFSCGGKEILIKAVAQAVPAYAMSVFKIPMSICTDIQRAIARFWWSSNIEKKGHSLGKMGEAKPS, from the coding sequence ATGCTGCACAGGGCCGAAGAAAAAAGAGTCATCCATGGGCTAAAGTTCAGCAAAGATATCACCATATCTCACCTCTTGTTTGCCGACGACAACCTTATATTCACAAGAGCCTCAGAAAATGATTGTATGCACCTGAAAAGAATCTTTGAGTGTTATGCCGCTGCCTCAGGTCAGCTCTTTAACTACGACAAATCCTCCATGTTTTTCAGCGGCAACATAACCAATGGGGTCATTACGGCAATTAAGAACATCTTCCAACTGAATGTAGTTtctagacatgaaaaatatttggggCTTCCATCCATGGTCGGGAGGAAAAAATCGGGATTCTTCAATGACATTAAGCTGAGAGTGTCCAGCAAGATTGCGGGTTGGCAGCACAAGTTCTTTTCGTGCGGAGGGAAGGAGATATTGATAAAGGCAGTAGCTCAGGCGGTTCCAGCATACGCTATGAGTGTATTCAAAATCCCCATGAGCATTTGCACAGATATTCAGCGAGCAATTGCGAGGTTTTGGTGGAGCAGCAACATAGAGAAAAAAGGGCATTCACTGGGCAAAATGGGAGAGGCTAAGCCAAGCTAA